The nucleotide sequence AGGaactttataattttgttactcaaatgcattgaaCCTAAACAAGAGTAGAGACtagatgtaacaccccaagaacccagagaatgatagtatatatcgaggataagtaagaaataaaataacaccAACTGAATATCTTTTGGACTAAATGTAGGTAAAAAATTCTCGGGTTAATGTGTTTAAGCTAGGAAATCTTAAGGATGGTTGACTCTTGAGAAGTTTGCATAGAGCTATTAGGATAAGTTATTTCAATcattcctatcactcgatgcaaGATGTTACACCACCCAAGagatggaagaagatgatggaagaatgtaatttaatctaaaataaaaaataaaatttaaaaaacaaaagtaGTCGGTTGAGGGACCCACAAATGGTTCTCAACAATCCCAAGAACCAAAATGCAAAGGTTCCAGCAATTGCTAGAACCCAACAATGAGCACCGTGATGGTCAAATGGGCCCTACCCAATATTGCTAGAACCATCACTAGAACTCCAATAGGTCCTGGCACACGAGTTCCTTGCCAACTTAGGTTTTTCATatagaattttgtttttttttttcattttggattaaatttgatttaatttaactaaatagattaagaataattttgattttgttaaggCTGTTACAAACAGGGAGGATGTTTGGCAATTTAGAGAAAAGACAGAGATTTGTTCCACTAAAGCCAAAATACATAGTGACTCAAAAGCATATACGATCAGTGGGCAATTTACCCATATATATTTCTAAAGAAGTTTCCGTAACAGTTAATCATGCACGCATTAAGGTCCCGAGCAATCTTAAAACATGTCATTATGATTACCAAATCTTGTAGAAGAGGGCTTTTTCAATCAAAAGACCGCTCCTTTACTCAACCACGGGACATATTATCCAACAATAAGATTACAGAATCTATTTGAGATTTCACCAAGTAAATCAAAACCACGGCGGCCATCAAATAAACCCACTTGGAATAGCTGGTTTAAATTTACGGCAAACTTTTTTACAGTGCCTCAGTTCCATCCAGTTTGagcaaatgaaagaaaaaagaagggagGCCGTTTGTTAAGTCTTCCATCCAAAGCAGTTCCAAGTGCAAACCTTACTTATTACATGATACCCCCAAGGTTTCAAGGTATGCTTccaaacattatcaagcattgGCAGCCTTCTCAGCAGGTGCATCCTCCAAATCGCCATTCGATTTTACTCGCTTAGCTTCGTAATCTTTGACAGCTGCCTTTATCGCATCCTCAGCAAGCATGCTGCAGTGCAGTTTAactggagggagagagagatgttttGCAATTTCCCTGCAAGGTCattaattgaaacaataatCTAGAAGCGGAGAACTGTCACTGACCCTAGTCAAATGGAGAAGCATCCTCAATGtgtaaacataattatatatatatatatatggtaagcAAGCTCATGAAATAACACAAGAACGCACTGAAATACAATACAGATCTTCCAACAAGTAATGGGACcatcaagaaaaataatttaaaattgtagaaTGCTACCAACAAGAAGAATTGGGATAAGGAGAAAAATAGTGTCAACCAAATAGGTTTGCATAAGAAACTTACAATCCACAGCAAATGCGGTTTGTAAACTAGAAAATATAAACTGGCATATGAAACTAGAGAGCACAGACGTGCTCCTTTATTCTCTTTCCCAATAAAGTTATTTATAAGATAGTAAATTCTACCCAAACCCCATGTTTAAACTTAGAATTTGAggttcttgtgttttttttttttttctttttctttttccaaacaGCCCTTCCATTGGGTCAAGAGCTCCTAATAGTgttaaaaaagagtaaaataatCACTCTCTCCATAAATCTAACCCCCCACAAACCCTACCTCCCTATCTCCCTATCTGTGCACCTACAAACACTCGGAGCCAACAACTATATCCTTCTCTGCCCTGAAGGTACAGTCAAGATAATCTGGCAAACCTAAAATCAGAAGCATTTCTGTTTGTGCATTTTGAGATCGGTTCAATAACATGTATATATTTAGGAAATGTGGAATTGAAGCTGAAGCTTTTGTTTGAAATCTGAAGCTTCCATTAGCACCATCTCTCAAAGCTTCAATTCGAAACCTGAAGCTTTCATTGGAGAAAAATCTGATGTGGAACGGAAGAAAAATATGGAGCCAAAGcttttgttttaaattaaagaaaaatctgatgattttgtttgagtttgaaaaatctaaagaaAGATGTAGAATTGAAGAACATTTGTTTGAAGTTTGGACCTTTTGTTTTAAAAGTCTGAAGAAAATGTGGAATTggagaaaaaatttatttcttaaggTCTTGGTTGAAAAATCTGAAGAAAAATGTGGAATTGAAGAAAAACTGAAGCTTTTGTTTGTAAAATCTGAAAAAAAGAATGtggaattgaaaaaaaaaaaaaatctgaagcTTCAATGCCAAGCTTAGTGTTATAACCTAAGGAGCAATAGAGGGACATTATTGTAATAGAATTATAAGAGTTTGTTAAGACATTTTGTAAGTtattaggagcacatgggtgctgttaagAAATCAGTTAGCAGCTAGCTATGTCTATAAAAAGGCTACCTGTAAGAGGATGGATATCATGTGAAATGAAATGGAATTCCTTcctttctaattctctctctctctctctctctctcttttctctctaattGTCCCACCCTTTTCTGCGAATTTCTCCCCCTCATTCAATTCTATCATTCTGATTTCTCCCCCTAATCccaatcacaaccctaggtaaccctaggaatgtaacaaatggtatcagagccaatcgaTTCTCAACTGTGATTTTTATAATCCACAGTAATTCTCGACTCAAAATTGAAGATGAACTGAGCCGATCATCCACAATTGTGAACTCTGGCAGTCCTTGTTCGACTTTTGAAGACGAAACAGGCCAACAATCATCGGCTGAGAAATCTGAAAGTTTCTAGCAATGATTAAGGTCTAGATTGTAAAGGCGGGTGAAGGTGAAACAGATCCAAGCAACATCGACAATGATTCTGGAGCGACTGGATATGGGTCATTGCAAGTCATTGAGGCGATTTAGGTTGCAAAGCAATACCCAAGAAAACTCTCACGAAGTTACATCAAAGCCAGTCCTCGGCTACGGATTGGAGATAGTAGTGAGAAGGGAAGCGCGGTCGAAAGCGGATCTAACAAATTAACAAAACCGAGCCAGGCAATTCCCAATCAACTCTTGGTTCGACTTGAAGGCAACGGAGAGTTGATCATCCTCAACCACTAAATTGCGATTGAGACTCAAAATTTGGAAGCGAGTATCGAAAACGGGTGCAACAAGTGATTCAAGAAGTGCTACCCGAGTCTATTCCTTTGGGGACTACAACCGAGTCTATTCAATTGGAATTTGTAGGCAAGTAACTGACTGGTGATCAACAATTGGTGAGTCCAATAGAAGATCCACGAACAAGCCAGGCAATCTTAGCAACAATCTAGCATTCTTGTACAAATTTTGAAGGTAAAGTAGGTCCGACAATTTTGATTGTGATTTTGGCAACTCATCGCAGGTAGACTCAAATTTTGAAGGTGCAATCAAACAACTGCATCTCAATTGTTACTTTGTGAGTTAAGCGAATCAAGATAGGCAAGCGGACGAGATTCCAGTGACTTGGGATGTTGAGAGTGGGTGACCTTCAGGAGGCCACAACAAAGTTGATCGAGTATAGACCCAAGCGATTTCTGATCGATTCTTGGCAGCAACAAAAATCAATTGTGCTTTCAGAAAGATTGCAGCGGAGTAGGTTGATTTATGGAAGCTTTTCAAAGGAAATTAAACTGAGTCAATCAGGGTTAGGTGGTATTAGGGTTGCATGAAAGATTAGGTTTACTGAAATTGAAGAAGCGATTGAGGCAGAATAAGCGAATAGTAGCAGCTGTTTCAAAATCCACCAGTTTTCAGGAGATTGTTCAGAGGTCATCCTAGGCCACGGAAATCTGTTCTTGTGAAAATTTCTGCCATGGCTGACAGAATAAGCATGAAACAATTCAAAACACGATTACAACAGAAGAATGCTACAGTTTCAGATCTGCAAGTTCAAGTGGTGACCAACCAGAATTATGAATCGATTGTGACATTGATCAATAAGTGTAAGGCCTTTGCAGACAGAATTATCAAAAGGTTGGACGGAATTGATGAAAAATTGGAAGGTCTATCAAGGAAATTTGATGAACCTTCGATGATGTTTTCTCAGATGGATCAAGTTAGAGGTGAGAGATACAAAGAGGAGTTCACGCTGTTTAAACAAGAAGGCTCGGTTATGGAGTACTTGGTCAGGTTTGAGAAATTGAGAGCAATTGTGCTCAAGTTCCATCTAACCTTAACCGagtcttattttgtatcaagtttcATTAGTGGACTTAATGATGCGTTGTAGCCTATTGTGAAGATGATGTGTCCTATCACAGTGCAGCTAAGAGGGCAAGGCTTCATGAAATGGCATTGGAAGCCATTTCTAGAAAGCACAGGTAGCAGCCTAACAGTTATGCTAAGAGCAGCCAACATATTGGAGGTTTGGACTGGTAATTGTAAGAAGTGAGGAAAGACTTGAAATGGAGCAGGCCATTCAGGATGACAAGGGAGTAAGGGCAGCAATTGGAGTAATTATTGAGGCTCCAACGGAGGACAAATCCGTTGAAATGAATCCTACTTCAATTGCAAGAAATTTGAAGGAAAGCCAATAAATCATTATGAACTAGCATGGGAACAAAGCATTGATTCATTAGTGATGCCGGCTAACAGTTAGGCAAAAGATGAGGTGAACCGGGATCCAGATCCAACAGAAAGGGCTGGAGTTTCTTTAGATCATACTAGCCAAGTTGCTACCTACTTTTTCTCTGCACCGAAAATTGATGATGAGTGGCCAAAGATTGATGAAAAAGCTTACAAGTACAGATTAAGGGTTGTCTTCCTTCCACAGCTCAATAGGGgtattgtcaaaaaaaaatttcaagggGAAGACAAGATCGAGCTCAGCCACGAGCTGCAATTACCCTTTGTGAATTGGTTTGTTGCAAACCAAAAATCATCTTCCCAATGTTATGAAATATCATATGTTTATCGAAGAGCAATTTGGTATGGGGCAGGAATAAAGGTAAAGCATAAGCAAAAGGTGGCAAAGCTTTTGTCTTGGTTGGGCTCTTTTCATCCTCCATCATCCAAAAGAAAGTCAAAAAGGGTGGTAATAAAATGACAACTTCGACAAGAACTCAATCTTACAAAGTGATTGTAAATAGGTTTTAGGCAGAAGGACTAAGGTTCTGTGCAGTTGCAGACAAAGACCTTCCTAGGCTGCTAAGTGCCCTTCTTATTGACAGGCTTACACGCAAGGCACTTGATGAATTGTCAAAGCTCTCCAGTTATTTAAGAGTGTGAAAAAGTGAGGACTATGTGTTTGTTGATACCATAATGCCACCAACTGGGGGATACCATAGTGATTACCAATCAATTCCTTCAAGTACTGTTGGGGCTAGCCTTACCTTGGAGATAATAATTCAGCATTCTCCTGTGAATATTTGGACCATTTAGATACGATGGAAGTACTGGTGTACTAGTTTGTTCTAGAGGAGAAGATGGCTTACTGGAAGAATGCATGGAACTAGTCATTGAGTTGTGGGAGCAGAACATTAGGGCTAAACAGAGGAATTGCCATGAAATTGGGAAGATGTTGAGATAAAAGGTTGCTGCTAGACTACTAATTGCTACCATGTATTGGCATAGTTCATGTATGAAGACCCAAGACATTGTTGGGGCTTACAGATCAATGGGAAAAGAGAGCCTTTGCATGGAGATCTGCGAAGACAACATTTTACAAGCGcaggaaaagcaaaagagaaggaaCATAAAGGTAAAGAGGAAtgggcctagaaggagaaaaaaagaaaaagagattaaaCAAACAGTGAGAAtgggtattggatgaagaaatagCGGCTCAATGGTAATAAATTTCtcggggacaagaaacattttaaggcgaggagaattgtcatgaccctaagagCAAAAgaggggcattattgtaataggattaTAAGAGTTTGTTAGGAAAGATTTTGCAAGTTGTTAGGAACACATGAGTGttgttaagaaattaattagcagctagctatgcctataaaaaggctacttgtaagaggATGAACATCATGTGAAATGAAATGGAATTCCTTCctttctaattctctctatccctctctcgtttctctctaattctcccgCCCTTTTCTgctaatttctctccctccttcAATTCTATCATTCTGATTTCTCCCCCTAATCccaatcacaaccctaggtaaccctaggaatgtgacacaCAGGTGGCCATGTATATGTAGGCACGTATATACATATGAGCCAGTAGAGGCGTTAGTACTTCatcaaggaaaagtaagtttgtTATGGTGAATTATGTAACACCCCTAGCAAGAAAAAAAAGCAAGCTGAAGTGCTTAAAATTGAAGCACCATTCACAAATCCAACACATAGACACGATAAAACCACTCTAAAGAGTTCACAAACAAAACTAAAAGTGGAGCCACATGCTGTTTATCCagaaaataagtaattttttattgtcaAGTGGTCGAAGTTGTATTAGATTTAGAAAAGGAATTCAACTCACGTGTTCTTGATAGACAGAACTTCTTCCATCTGCTTTCCCTTCACCCATTCGGTTgctgaaaaacagaaaaccaaCAGTTAATAACACTGTTCTTGCAGCTAAGGAAAGCCTGTCTCTTGTTGTGGTAGTAAActgattattaaatttatatgtgcTACTCCAATACTCTACTTCAGATTCTAAAAACAGAGATAAGATATAATaagaagtcaaaataaaaaccaaaacaagTTGCATTATTTTCTGCGAAGCAAAACATGGTTGCTTCATAAAGCTGGATTAACTCTGTCCAAAGCCAGAGCCAGCAGCATACTTGTGCAAAACAATAAACAGTACAAAACACCAACAATCAGTAGTAGGAAAATCAAAGAATAAATAGTAGGAAAAAGTCTGtaaaaagcataaaaaagaCCAGCTATAATAAGCTAAGACCAAATTTCACAAATTTGTTTACACTGGTTGAGTTGGTAAAACCTAGAAATAGATATGATCCACCTGTAGGTTGTCAATCAAAGGCAAATATTCAAATTACAGTGCCAACATTTCAGCAATTCAATCTAACTCCGTTGCGGCAATATGACATCAGATTTCAGTTGAAGCTTTACCTATCctagattaaaaatttaacaacatTATAGGCACAGACCAATTCTTATGCAGTATCTTTAAAAGCACCAACTAGCTTGAGGAACAAGATAATAAAAGGACACACTCCTAAACCATCACAACCAAAAACCATGCCAAGACAAATAAAATTAGGACAAGTTACCaacaaaattaaggaaaaattattaattcataAATTCCGTAACTTTTACTAATCAAATTCAGCAGCCCAAACCCTCCTGGACACTAACCTAATACCATGTTCAAAAACTTAAGAACTGGAATTTTTCAAGTGAAAGGAAAACcactttttttttgtgtgaataATGAAACAAAGAATTTTCTGACTAATATTTATCCATTGTATAACGTAATTCATCATTTTCGCTCACAAACTCTAAAAACAAAGTAATTGGGGCCGCTGACATTCCGAGAATAATAATCTGCTGCACGTGCACATACATAATTCAATACAAACATATAAAACCTCAGAAGAGTATCACAGCACGAATCAACAGACTAACCGACGGAAGACGAAGCAATAGCGGAGCCACAGCCGAAGGTCTTGAAGCAGGCATCGACAATCTTGCCGGTCTGATCATCGACCTTGATCTGCAGCTTCATCACATCGCCGCAAGCGGGAGCACCGACCAGGCCCGTGCCTACAGTCGGATCATTCTTGTCGAAGGAGCCAACGTTCCGGGGATTGTTGTAGTGATCGACCACCCTCTCATGGTACAGCCGCGCAGCAGGGGTTTGCGCTCCACGGAACCCTAACCCTAGCAGTCTCTTAGATGCGGGCCTCAACATCGTCGTCCTCGTTCAAGTTCTTCTACTAGAGAGCTGCGAGTTTGGATTGGCTTTCGTTTTGTCAATGGAACGATTTGACGATATTTCTTGTTCTGCAGAGAGACCTGAGATGGAAATATCGATAATATTCTATGTTGGGGGAAGAAGGTGCCCTGGCAGTGGAGGGAGACGAGGGACCCGTCTCGATCTTACCCGGATCATTGGAATCCAGtcgtttttttatttattttattggatTCGAAATGTGGgcaatgttaaaaaataaaaaattaaactaatatacGAAATACCTAATATACCcttctttaattttaacaattactATAACTATTAAAACTATTACAATAAGTGCTCTTGAGATTTGAACTAATTACAGATAATATCCTTTCAGACTTTAGGAATAACATTAACCTCTCTTCACCTTACAAAACTTGTTGCACTAAACCCCTTGTCGTTTCTTTGCCCCAGTTAAAACTTTTGAATATGATAAAAACACTCATTTATTTGTCACTccatcattttctttctctcctaAACGATACAATAGTTTGATTAGAGAAGATAAATAAGTTTTGCTGCCAATCAAAGCTTATTGATTGTTGGATAAGAAGAAGATCTCGTACACCCTTTACTATTTGAGGTTATTGGCCATTGGAAAAATAACTCTTTCTTATAGAGCCTCAATTGTTAGGGATGGAGAACCAACTGATAGGGTTTTTTAATTCCATCCACAACTttatttgttgagaaatttatactttgatttatgaaaataataattttcaaaaaactattttaagtaaatttgattttttgatgattttcaaatatttttctatattatgttaaattgaagaacttcatgctcatatatatttatatcctTCAAAATTGCAAAATATGTTATCGAGCATGATGTaaaacttttgagaaaatatttttgaaagattggCTAATTATAAAAAGCCATTTGCAAAACTAATCGAGTATTGCTAAGTATTACATTCATATTAATCGCATATTGAAGTGATTCAATCGATTATCATATGTACCTACTCGAGTATGTATTGTACAAAATCTATAGTTTTTAAAGCTAGAATTGAGTATGGAACTTtttataatcaattattaatcGTTCAGGGtatacttcaaaattaattgagtatctCTATAGCATTGAAATTTGAGCATATATCGAATCAAGTAAAGCTTATATTTCAATCGACTAATGCACTTGAATTAATTGAGTATCTATTTCTGTTAGTTGAGTGCTTTACATATCTcttgttttttcatttcaaaaatcaatcgtgttatattttttgtgcaTTGCAAGCTAGTTGATTATGTGTTTTTAGCAAAATTCTCCTTAGTCAAGTAACTTATGCATGCGCTCTATTTCTCAAACTTTAATCAAGTAAAACCTATTGTCAATCAATTATATGTATTTCTAAAAGTCGAGTATCTTTTTGAATTAATCGAGTAAGGTTTGGACTGTCTCTGGCCAAATTTATGTgctttaaaattaatcaagtatcaATTGCTTATACTTGATTATATATTCTTGTTAGTCAAGTAAGTCTGGCCTAATAGTCGAGTGCTTAATACATAGTCTCTGAGACTTATGAGTTAATTGAGTAATGCTTGATCATACTTGAATAAGCTCTAGATATAATCTATTACCTAGTTTGTCCAATCAATTGAAATGGTATATTAGTCGAGTGACTACtatctatttttgaaaaatatagttgttAGACACATTCAATGCTTGACAATCTTTACTTTTCAgttcattaaatattttttagacaacatGAGTgttcttgaatgaattaataaatgttgtttaatattgataaagacaaaaaaatagcaATTGTGAGGCaaataaaacattcaatttGAACTCTGTTATGTTAGTTAATATTCAATAtaggaaatctataaataagagtgGAAACAGCTTGAAAAGTGTTACCAAAACTACTTGAGCTACTCACGCGTTCATACAACTTCTTAAAAAGCTTCAAGAATTCTTCCTATACTCTAATCCTGCTTCTGACGAGCTTTATTTCTTAATACCTTTCAGTGAGAAACCCTTTGAAAGTGTACTCCATTCAAAATATTGTAACTGTAACCGTTCGCCTCCTAGAGCCCTCGCTAGCATAAAGGAtccatgagagggtcattaAAAGAATGATATAAAACAATAACTCAAGACAAAAACACGCCCCAAACTTAATACATTAGAAAACATAATCTTCTGATCACATGAAATCACATAACCATCCCTACATAACCATACACACCATATACAATAGCTCAGCTACATTACATGCCTTAATTCCAATAACCAAAACACACTAACTTACACAACCAAAATGACACCCATAACCCTAGGTTTGGGAGAACTCTACACATGCTACCATGGCTCAATGATCTGGATCCAACCCCACTGTGTTAGTTccaaatgatggaaaatatatcccaagagggggtgaattgggattagggtaaATTCTTCAATAGTTTAAAAATCTATTGTTTGCAAaatactatgtttcgaaatcaacctttttgttaaaaatgtttaaaaaccTATTATGATATGTTTCGAAACGTTCCTTTTTGTTTCGcttatttcaaaacttttaacttttgaaaacgattcttttgaaagcttgAATATTGAGAATAggcaagtaaaatagtaaagcaagtgcacacaagatttatagtggttcagcaccccgcctactccactaccttcaagtttacccacttgaaggattttcaaacacaatcactctcactagtgatcaaccaaaACAACggttttaccatggttcaccctaaaaccttacataATGAGTTTTCCAGCTCAACTCAAATCTTGACACATTGAGTTTtgaggctcaactcaaaccttacaccacaatgagttttaaggctaaactcaaaccttataaccaataacaagataaaaGTTATCTTTTACAGCCCAACAAATTTAATGTAATGAAATACCTTACCAAATGGCTATACAAGCCTCTTGGTTTGAGGCGAGGAGAGTTTAGAAGGATGAGATGTCGAATTCAATTTGCTTAtccttttcacaccacaatgcacatcaaggattgattgaatggatcttctttgagagcttgttaAAAAGATTTcattcacttgtgcttgtgtatgtatcTTGTGTCTCTTGTATGTGTGTTCTCGTGTATATCTTGTAAGTAAGTGTccttgtcttcaaagaactgCTATATATAAGAGATAGAgatttggctaattataaccgttagagataaaatattaaagtaggtttcgaaagaCAGCTtattggtttcgaaacaacacaattttactctaaggtttcgaaacatacatcacatgtttcaaaatatccaaCCTTTATAGCTGATTATGCACTTAGAGACATAATGAGTAGCAGACAATACTTTATGCTtactatgattttattttgttctccactttcaaaattttgaaattgaaattatagAGTATGGCGattaaataaaagtaaactTTTAAACAGTTTTTGGATGTaaagaaattgaaaagcaaaagcATCtcgattttttaaatattctgtTAACAGAGTCattggtttcaaaacatgctatgaaggtttcaaaacatacttcaaaaacttatttcaaaacatatgcatctcatatttttaaatgttctGCTGATAAAATTgtcataggtttcaaaacataccatataagttttgaaatatatgcttaaatctcaaataggtttcgaaatatagcatACATACTTAACAAACATAGAAACCTTATCAAAAGGCATTTCGAAACAGGTATAGAAACATGGAagaatgatgtttcgaaacatagagactaaatttcgaaacatgatgcatgaactttggatttttcaaacatttgaacattcgtGCCAAACACTATtaatgcatgtttcgaaatatgagattcatatgaaagatttttcattctaagataggtttttcattaaacacattttctcatatatcaaaaaatatgatacaacacaCTATATGTTCCTGCCAACTCAGGTGCTGCCCTTATCTGGAATGATGTTCAAATGaaaagtgagtcacaagactcagcaagcttaAGAAGACAAGGCAATAGGTTAAGAGTAGACCTTTTTCCCAACATCACATGCATtagctctaaatgcataacatagaGTACATTGCACATAGaaggtccttggggcccacattaGATACATACATTGATGCccaagtcccgcatacaaacctgttagcaACCCAATATAGCCTACCATATCATTTGGCTTTTCCTGATATTCATAACATATCGTTTTTTCCTTTCATTCATCATTTGACTTTTCCTATCATTCATAACATGTCTTTTCCTGTCATCATAACATGTTTTTCCTATCATCATAACATGTTGTTGTTGTGGGTCCGTTCCATGGTCTTACGCacttcttgattaatgattaaatatgtcaaattttatcatattttcacTCTTTTTCCATCAAATAAATGTGATAAATTggcatttatatttgttttgcaaTGAATTATCTGGATTGAACGTAATGCATTATAATTGAGGTAAAAGTGAAGGCTATTCGGATATCTAGGAAACCcatctggatatgaagaagACATATTCGGATGTTGCTTAACACATTCAGatacaagaaaagaaacaaccaaGAGAGATATCCGGATATCGCACAACACATTCGGATATTAATGAAGCACATCCAAATGCCTTTCGTCACATCTGAATGTAAGAGAAAACTCCAAAGAAGCCACATCCAAATATCACATAACATATCTGGATATCAATGAAGCCTCATCCGAATGCATCACTGTAGCATTCGGATACAAGACACAAAACTCGTGCGACTCATCTAGATATCATACAACATATCTGGATACAAGAGAGAATATTCAAAAGTAACATCCATATATCACAcaacatattcgaatacaagAGAAACAATTCAAAAGTTACATCCGGATATCGCACAACATACCTGGATATTAATGAAGCCATATCCGGATGTCACATTACACATCGGGATACATGAGAAATAATTCCAAGAAGATCATGCATTTGCATGATGGATCAGATTAATTTTACATCTGTCATCCACTTGAAAATGGAGGATAGGCATAAGGACTTTTGCAGAGGAATGGGCAAGAGTATgggcagaaggaatatgcaggAGAATGTTTCAAAAGAGTTACCGGGAGATTTGAATTGAGAGTTtctgttaaaaaagaaaataagatataaCCAACTGACGGAGGGACATTTAAGATAGAAAGGGGAGGAACGAACGAGAAGGGAGGAAATTATTTTTGCTGTCATTTTCTGTTACTTCCAAGCAG is from Diospyros lotus cultivar Yz01 chromosome 2, ASM1463336v1, whole genome shotgun sequence and encodes:
- the LOC127795723 gene encoding iron-sulfur cluster assembly protein 1-like, coding for MLRPASKRLLGLGFRGAQTPAARLYHERVVDHYNNPRNVGSFDKNDPTVGTGLVGAPACGDVMKLQIKVDDQTGKIVDACFKTFGCGSAIASSSVATEWVKGKQMEEVLSIKNTEIAKHLSLPPVKLHCSMLAEDAIKAAVKDYEAKRVKSNGDLEDAPAEKAANA